The following coding sequences are from one Fibrobacter sp. window:
- a CDS encoding 23S rRNA (pseudouridine(1915)-N(3))-methyltransferase RlmH: MAEIVLDIKIIAVGKIKDCSLASMIKEYTERISHDAKLQVIEIGDSNPEKEGTKILEHLKKNPGHVIVLTQEGRQFDSVAFSRYIGSITHQLTFIIGGPSGLSAEVKKAADLVLSLSAMTFTHEIARMLLLEQIYRAISIIRHRRYHK; this comes from the coding sequence ATGGCTGAAATTGTACTTGATATCAAGATTATTGCTGTTGGTAAAATCAAGGACTGCTCACTTGCATCGATGATAAAGGAGTATACTGAGAGGATTTCGCATGATGCGAAGCTGCAGGTTATTGAGATAGGGGACAGTAATCCGGAAAAGGAAGGGACCAAAATACTGGAGCATCTTAAAAAGAATCCCGGTCATGTGATAGTGCTCACTCAGGAGGGACGTCAGTTTGATTCGGTGGCTTTCTCCAGGTATATTGGATCGATAACCCATCAGCTCACTTTCATTATCGGGGGGCCTTCAGGGCTGAGCGCAGAGGTAAAGAAAGCTGCTGACCTGGTCTTGTCTCTCTCGGCCATGACTTTCACACATGAAATTGCCAGGATGCTTCTCCTTGAGCAGATCTATCGTGCGATATCTATTATCCGTCACAGGAGATATCATAAATAG
- a CDS encoding pentapeptide repeat-containing protein: MSKSHVLSLLFFFFFGSVYSEEPVMYLCIDSMKQQFDKTGETPPKLVYGYIDGQKTECMREHELRAEFSRHSFQQSRASQPDSQQLLDQKGLRREISSGILRKSIKEKKNLAESDLRGYDLKGVDLSRADLRKANLESADLRSAKLEGADLSGANLQFVYLKHAKLKNAKLTDANLKGAYFQGADLRGAIGLDLEKLREVTTLHNAILDSTLMDQVKEYCPAKLKDPGWQWHATYFPQQEETPKDQRANRKQFR; encoded by the coding sequence ATGAGCAAATCACATGTGTTATCTCTTTTGTTTTTTTTCTTTTTTGGTTCCGTGTACTCAGAAGAACCGGTGATGTATCTGTGTATCGACAGCATGAAACAGCAGTTTGACAAAACCGGTGAAACTCCTCCAAAGCTGGTTTACGGATATATTGATGGGCAGAAGACTGAATGCATGAGAGAACATGAACTCAGGGCAGAGTTTTCCAGGCACAGTTTTCAACAGAGTCGTGCATCACAGCCTGACAGCCAGCAACTGCTTGATCAAAAAGGGCTTAGAAGAGAGATATCATCAGGGATTCTGCGAAAATCCATAAAAGAGAAAAAGAATCTTGCGGAATCTGATCTAAGGGGATATGACCTGAAGGGGGTTGATCTGTCCAGGGCGGATCTAAGGAAGGCTAATCTTGAATCAGCAGATCTGCGTTCGGCGAAACTGGAGGGTGCTGACCTGAGCGGAGCCAACCTGCAATTTGTTTATCTGAAGCACGCAAAACTTAAGAACGCAAAATTAACTGATGCAAATCTCAAAGGTGCTTACTTTCAGGGGGCGGATCTCAGGGGGGCAATCGGATTGGATCTGGAGAAACTTCGTGAGGTAACGACTCTCCATAATGCGATTCTGGATTCTACACTGATGGATCAGGTGAAGGAGTACTGCCCGGCAAAGCTCAAGGATCCGGGTTGGCAGTGGCATGCCACATATTTTCCTCAACAGGAGGAGACTCCCAAAGATCAGAGGGCTAACCGTAAGCAATTCCGGTAA
- a CDS encoding glycosyltransferase family 4 protein, giving the protein MRIAFFNKFLSSDQPNGVSVQVHRLAQSLVELKHAVTVFSFSPTPADALYSHVKLSWGNDSRLMCKFKPALQFRSVSKEQFDILHYHGDDYLCKGGNGRVRTFYGSALQEAFHAKNSGRFLYQSLFYLFEWISCLRKGALITISESTYSCLPLVKRCIPCGVPLDIYSPGGGIKTDYPSILFIGDLDSRKRGRLLVDTFVKEVLPEFPDSRLTIIGPQPCTAPNVIYAGITDEKSLIEKYRESWIYCLPSSYEGFGVPALEAMACGTPVVATVNAGIREIIRDRVNGVLCEPESLGRTIKELLKDQQLRSGIIANGIESVRAFDIRRIAAEYESLYQQILIEKK; this is encoded by the coding sequence ATGAGAATAGCCTTTTTCAATAAATTTCTTTCATCCGACCAGCCCAATGGTGTTTCAGTACAGGTGCACAGGCTGGCGCAGTCACTTGTTGAACTGAAGCACGCTGTGACGGTATTCAGTTTCAGCCCCACTCCTGCAGATGCACTATATTCTCATGTAAAGCTGTCATGGGGAAACGATTCGCGCCTGATGTGCAAATTCAAGCCTGCGCTTCAGTTCAGATCAGTTTCCAAAGAACAGTTTGACATCCTGCACTATCATGGTGATGACTATCTTTGCAAAGGAGGAAATGGAAGGGTAAGGACTTTTTATGGTTCTGCCCTGCAGGAGGCGTTTCATGCAAAGAATTCCGGCCGGTTTCTTTATCAATCACTGTTTTATCTCTTTGAATGGATCTCCTGCCTGAGAAAAGGCGCTCTTATCACCATATCAGAAAGCACTTACTCTTGTTTACCGCTGGTTAAAAGATGTATCCCCTGTGGAGTTCCCCTTGATATCTATAGTCCGGGTGGGGGGATTAAAACTGATTATCCCTCTATTCTTTTTATCGGAGACCTGGACAGCCGCAAAAGAGGGCGTCTTCTGGTAGATACTTTTGTAAAAGAGGTGCTTCCCGAATTCCCTGACAGCAGACTCACAATAATCGGCCCACAGCCCTGCACTGCCCCGAATGTCATCTATGCCGGGATAACAGATGAAAAATCGCTGATAGAGAAATACCGGGAATCCTGGATCTATTGTCTTCCAAGCTCATACGAGGGATTTGGGGTCCCGGCATTGGAGGCGATGGCGTGTGGAACACCAGTTGTAGCAACAGTGAATGCCGGGATAAGGGAAATAATCCGGGACAGGGTTAATGGGGTACTCTGTGAACCGGAATCTCTTGGTCGTACTATAAAAGAACTCCTTAAGGACCAGCAACTGAGGTCCGGGATTATTGCCAATGGAATTGAATCTGTGAGAGCTTTTGACATCAGACGAATAGCAGCAGAGTATGAAAGCCTTTACCAGCAGATATTAATTGAAAAAAAATGA
- a CDS encoding glycosyltransferase, producing MSPEISIVIASHRPALLTGLLDSLSRQDFGADRFETVVVTDYDPGAFAEKYRMINWRFLDNRSISAKRNLGVSLSKGEILAFVDDDCIPASDWLSKGASYLAGHKDASAVEGLTTIEEIGKLTGAHREYKRLERPGFRTNNIFFRREAFLAVGGFDERFTVQREDVDLAFSVKKMGGKIDYCPQIRVEHRFRYWERWDLLKNCWNRRFDPLLYRKHPELYRKHIHSPFPPGILLISAGYLFLSFSFPANNRTVSKWAAVLNLALVLVFGIKRCGIGKESLKKFVSETVSVILSPLVLTGALIYGSIRFRKFLLI from the coding sequence ATGTCTCCAGAGATCTCCATAGTCATCGCATCACATCGCCCGGCACTGTTAACAGGTCTGCTTGATTCGCTGTCCAGGCAGGATTTTGGTGCTGACAGATTTGAAACAGTAGTTGTGACCGATTATGACCCCGGCGCTTTTGCGGAAAAATACCGGATGATCAACTGGCGATTTCTCGATAACAGGAGCATAAGTGCAAAGCGCAATCTTGGGGTTTCTCTGTCTAAAGGGGAGATTTTGGCTTTTGTCGATGATGATTGCATTCCGGCATCTGACTGGCTGAGTAAAGGCGCTTCTTACCTTGCTGGTCATAAGGATGCATCGGCAGTTGAGGGCTTGACCACAATTGAGGAAATCGGTAAATTAACAGGTGCACACAGAGAGTATAAGAGGCTGGAACGACCCGGATTCCGAACCAACAATATCTTTTTCAGGAGAGAGGCTTTCCTGGCTGTCGGGGGATTTGACGAACGCTTTACAGTCCAGAGGGAGGATGTCGATCTTGCCTTCTCGGTGAAAAAGATGGGAGGGAAGATCGATTACTGTCCGCAGATAAGAGTTGAGCACAGGTTCCGCTACTGGGAGCGGTGGGATTTGCTTAAGAATTGCTGGAACAGAAGATTCGATCCGCTTCTGTACCGTAAACATCCGGAACTTTACCGTAAACATATCCATTCGCCTTTTCCTCCGGGAATTTTATTGATCTCTGCAGGGTATCTTTTCCTCTCTTTTTCTTTTCCTGCCAACAACCGTACTGTCTCGAAATGGGCGGCTGTTCTGAATCTTGCACTTGTGCTGGTGTTTGGAATAAAGAGGTGCGGGATCGGGAAGGAAAGTCTGAAAAAATTTGTTTCTGAAACTGTTTCGGTGATTCTTTCACCTCTGGTTTTGACAGGTGCCCTGATTTATGGAAGCATACGTTTCCGGAAGTTTCTTCTGATATGA
- a CDS encoding DUF3157 family protein — protein sequence MRFLFVLIVLCFSLSAWAAGDMVLTLDDGRDVILHDDNTWGFAKFTISHGDEEDIYITVDDGRTIWLKMEDNTWEFTTKKAPRKKSFQELPTVTATASSTKPVLDQAVQTATQGALKRAADRLVPYAKKSKMTHKYLTACIKNEIGEAGAEVSYKPGWTAQAKVSLEKVQVKKILDCVETQIDLATPETQDSTKAAKK from the coding sequence ATGAGATTTTTGTTTGTATTAATCGTGCTTTGTTTTTCCCTGAGTGCATGGGCAGCAGGTGATATGGTTTTAACTCTCGATGACGGCAGGGATGTGATTTTGCATGATGACAATACATGGGGATTTGCAAAATTCACCATCAGCCACGGAGATGAAGAAGATATTTATATAACAGTAGACGATGGACGTACGATCTGGTTGAAAATGGAAGACAATACCTGGGAGTTCACCACTAAAAAGGCACCCCGGAAAAAATCGTTTCAGGAGCTCCCTACTGTAACCGCTACCGCTTCTTCCACAAAACCAGTCCTTGATCAGGCTGTTCAGACAGCTACTCAGGGTGCACTTAAAAGAGCCGCAGACCGTCTGGTTCCATACGCAAAAAAATCAAAAATGACTCATAAATACCTGACTGCCTGCATCAAAAACGAAATAGGTGAGGCAGGTGCGGAAGTCAGTTACAAACCAGGATGGACTGCGCAGGCAAAGGTAAGTCTGGAGAAAGTCCAGGTTAAAAAGATTCTGGACTGTGTCGAAACACAGATCGACCTTGCAACGCCAGAAACACAGGATTCCACCAAAGCTGCTAAAAAATAG
- the glgB gene encoding 1,4-alpha-glucan branching protein GlgB — protein MKSKTTAEKPEPRVQSGVSLFSDFDVYLFKQGNHYRLFEKLGAHVMTVDDVKGTYFAVWAPNAKKVSVVGDFNHWNPETHPLTARWDGSGIWEGFITGIDTGTLYKFHIDSNYNGYKANRGDPFAFFWEEPPKTSPIVWNLDYEWQDQEWMNERKEKNKLSAPISIYEIHLGSWRRKPDNQPLSYREIAPELADYLLNMGFTHVEFLPVMEHPFYGSWGYQTTGYFAPTSRYGTPQDFMYLIDYLHQKGIGVILDWVPSHFPGDEHGLAYYDGTCVYEHSDPKKGFHPDWKSFIFNYGRNEVQGFLLSSAIFWLEKYHIDGLRVDAVASMLYLDYSRREGEWIPNVFGGRENLEAIAFLKKFNEEVYKAFPDVQTIAEESTAWPMVSRPVYVGGLGFGMKWNMGWMHDTLTYMNKDTIYRKYHHHELTFSMLYAFTENYVLPLSHDEVVHGKGSLVNKMPGDDWQKLANLRLLLSYQYMHPGKKLLFMGGEFAQWTEWSHDNPLEWHLTQWDRHSGIQLMVKDLNRIYRELPSLHELDFDGRGFEWMDCNDWENSVLTFVRKGNEPDQMVLVACNFTPVPRLLYRVGIPLAGYWEEIFNSDAKEYGGGGIGNAGGAYSEPVTWFGREQSLLLTLPPLAINVFKYHKE, from the coding sequence ATGAAATCAAAGACAACTGCGGAGAAGCCCGAACCGCGGGTGCAAAGCGGAGTATCGCTTTTTTCTGATTTTGATGTTTATCTTTTCAAACAAGGAAACCACTACAGGCTTTTCGAAAAACTGGGTGCCCATGTGATGACAGTAGATGACGTCAAAGGTACCTATTTTGCCGTCTGGGCACCAAATGCAAAAAAGGTTTCAGTTGTAGGGGATTTTAACCACTGGAACCCCGAAACTCACCCCCTTACTGCCAGATGGGATGGCTCGGGAATCTGGGAGGGTTTCATTACCGGAATCGATACAGGTACTCTTTACAAATTCCACATCGATTCCAACTACAACGGATACAAAGCCAACCGCGGCGACCCCTTCGCCTTCTTCTGGGAGGAACCGCCAAAAACATCGCCAATAGTATGGAACCTTGATTATGAGTGGCAGGATCAGGAATGGATGAATGAGCGCAAGGAGAAAAACAAACTTTCCGCTCCTATCTCCATCTATGAAATTCACCTGGGATCATGGCGCCGTAAACCCGATAATCAACCTCTGTCATACCGTGAAATTGCACCGGAACTGGCTGATTATTTACTGAATATGGGTTTTACTCATGTTGAGTTTCTCCCTGTCATGGAGCATCCTTTTTACGGATCATGGGGTTACCAGACCACAGGATATTTTGCCCCTACCAGCCGCTATGGAACACCCCAGGATTTCATGTACCTCATCGATTATCTGCACCAGAAGGGGATAGGTGTGATCCTCGACTGGGTCCCATCACATTTCCCCGGTGATGAGCATGGGCTCGCCTACTATGATGGTACCTGTGTATATGAACATTCAGACCCCAAAAAAGGCTTCCACCCCGATTGGAAGAGCTTCATCTTCAACTATGGGCGTAACGAAGTACAGGGTTTCCTTCTAAGCAGTGCCATCTTCTGGCTGGAAAAATACCACATCGATGGTTTACGGGTCGATGCTGTGGCTTCGATGCTCTACCTTGATTACTCCCGACGTGAAGGAGAATGGATCCCCAATGTATTTGGAGGAAGGGAAAACCTGGAAGCAATCGCTTTCCTTAAAAAATTCAATGAGGAAGTCTATAAAGCCTTCCCTGATGTGCAGACCATTGCCGAAGAATCAACTGCATGGCCAATGGTCTCCCGTCCGGTTTATGTCGGCGGCCTGGGGTTTGGTATGAAATGGAACATGGGGTGGATGCACGACACACTCACTTATATGAATAAGGACACAATCTACAGGAAATATCATCACCATGAATTGACATTCAGCATGCTTTACGCTTTCACAGAAAACTATGTACTCCCCCTCTCTCACGATGAGGTAGTGCATGGTAAAGGCTCACTTGTAAACAAGATGCCTGGTGATGACTGGCAGAAACTGGCTAACCTCAGATTGCTTTTATCCTACCAGTACATGCATCCAGGGAAAAAGCTCCTCTTCATGGGAGGAGAATTTGCCCAATGGACCGAATGGTCCCACGATAATCCGCTCGAATGGCATCTCACACAGTGGGACAGGCACAGTGGAATTCAACTCATGGTCAAGGACCTTAACAGAATCTACAGAGAACTCCCGTCTCTTCATGAGTTGGACTTCGACGGAAGAGGGTTTGAGTGGATGGACTGCAATGACTGGGAAAACAGTGTGCTGACCTTCGTAAGAAAAGGCAATGAACCCGATCAGATGGTACTCGTGGCATGTAATTTCACCCCTGTACCCCGCCTTCTCTACAGAGTCGGAATACCTCTGGCAGGATACTGGGAAGAAATCTTCAACAGCGATGCAAAAGAATATGGCGGAGGAGGAATCGGAAACGCAGGTGGCGCATATTCAGAACCGGTTACCTGGTTTGGAAGAGAACAGTCTCTGCTGCTTACACTCCCTCCGCTTGCGATTAACGTCTTTAAGTACCATAAGGAGTAG
- a CDS encoding protein kinase, with translation MNNLTGKIIGGCRIVSKIGHGGMGAVYKAHHLALDIPVAIKILQPLSATEGAEERFLREARIAARLRHPHIIGVHDVGCEKGLHYIIMEFIEGKDLLSIIKETGGIKPDEAVRIAIEVLEALQFAMENGIVHRDIKPENILLEKGRVKLADLGLARIDGDTSLTQSNTVLGSPHYVAPEQAENPGAADCRSDIYSLGCTLYHMMAGNVPYQGSTPVEIILNHIKTPAPILHLVNPDIPEPLSRVVSKMMEKDPDARLKTPLEAITALKRAIDNTQQQQQPLPPPPVEAAPVQPPEKKNDNTALLLTLVSICIMIVLSIFVFRTPSKGHQVQNPSGLVAGQKPEQSKPTDTATVDQSRKPKKTSPKKRKTPEPKPVSQTISKPVTGKNPVLEAVKIGDTGELKRLLKEGASSDVPAGSPTSPLHEAVRRGSTEQTELLLKMGARPNVRDKYGDAPLHYALREDAVLIVKILLKGGADANLKDRRGRTPLKIASGVDTELEKIVKEYGGR, from the coding sequence ATGAACAATTTGACAGGGAAAATAATAGGCGGGTGCCGGATAGTGTCCAAAATTGGCCACGGAGGCATGGGTGCTGTCTATAAAGCTCATCATCTGGCTCTGGACATCCCTGTGGCTATCAAAATTCTTCAACCTCTTTCAGCTACAGAAGGTGCAGAGGAGAGATTTCTCCGCGAGGCACGTATAGCCGCAAGACTGAGACACCCGCATATAATCGGTGTTCATGATGTCGGCTGTGAAAAGGGACTGCACTATATCATCATGGAATTCATCGAGGGTAAAGATCTCCTCTCCATCATCAAAGAAACCGGTGGAATCAAACCCGATGAAGCGGTGCGGATAGCAATCGAAGTGCTGGAAGCACTTCAATTTGCAATGGAAAATGGAATCGTGCACAGAGACATCAAACCTGAAAACATCCTGCTGGAGAAGGGCAGGGTCAAACTGGCAGACCTTGGGTTGGCGAGGATAGATGGCGACACATCGCTCACCCAGTCCAACACAGTACTCGGCAGCCCTCACTATGTAGCACCCGAACAGGCCGAAAACCCCGGAGCAGCAGATTGCAGATCAGATATCTACTCTCTGGGTTGCACTCTTTACCACATGATGGCTGGAAATGTTCCTTATCAGGGTTCTACTCCGGTTGAAATCATTCTTAATCATATAAAAACTCCGGCACCTATTCTGCATCTGGTAAATCCTGATATTCCTGAGCCCCTTTCCAGAGTTGTTTCAAAAATGATGGAAAAGGATCCTGACGCACGTCTGAAGACTCCTCTGGAAGCTATTACTGCACTGAAAAGAGCGATAGATAATACCCAGCAGCAACAACAACCATTACCCCCTCCTCCAGTTGAAGCTGCTCCTGTCCAACCACCCGAAAAGAAAAATGATAACACTGCACTACTACTTACATTAGTATCAATATGTATAATGATTGTGCTTTCGATTTTTGTTTTCAGGACACCCTCAAAGGGACACCAGGTGCAGAACCCTTCCGGTCTTGTTGCAGGGCAGAAACCAGAGCAATCAAAACCAACTGACACAGCTACAGTTGATCAAAGCAGGAAACCTAAGAAAACATCCCCCAAAAAACGTAAAACACCTGAACCAAAACCAGTTTCACAAACTATCAGTAAACCTGTAACCGGGAAAAATCCGGTCCTTGAAGCTGTAAAGATCGGAGATACAGGGGAGTTGAAACGCCTGCTCAAAGAGGGTGCTTCATCTGATGTACCCGCGGGTTCTCCCACTTCCCCTCTTCATGAGGCAGTACGAAGAGGATCCACCGAACAAACAGAACTTCTCCTGAAAATGGGTGCCCGACCAAATGTCCGTGATAAATATGGTGACGCTCCTCTGCACTATGCTCTACGGGAAGATGCTGTGTTAATTGTCAAAATCCTTCTGAAGGGTGGCGCTGATGCCAATCTCAAAGACCGCAGAGGAAGAACCCCTTTGAAAATCGCCTCAGGAGTGGACACCGAGCTGGAAAAGATCGTTAAGGAATATGGAGGGAGGTAA
- a CDS encoding YfhO family protein — MAKKKKPVAAPEQKTEPGKKVEYGKYLSLSLIIFFLFFYGKFLIGNAALWEDVVEQAYPNLMFTLHSIKKGLFPFWTPYVFSGMPFFADVQANILYPPYWILLFLSLFTSSHTLLLSSFIVIHILWLGIGVYLLSLHFGFRRVSALFTAVALMFTGYVSLHVIHFIYIYVISWFPLTLLFLDKSFKTGNLRYCLISGLFFGISTFGGYPQSNLHFAWILAGWTALAIVRNWRSSWTARLLYASYYALVMAIGLGLAAVQYLPSVELMQQSVRQALDFEQASLGSIPLRNLLTFIAPQFFGSVSGSSMGQSFYWGFPQSFLFWETNAFVGITTLFLAVRAIFETRKNPVVIFLLIAASLTLILSLGNNTPLWYLVFNYVPGFSNFRLPGRFISWFSYMVVFLAGTGLDLILKNSTDPKVNRNYFRTVAVIGGVTAFGLILFLAGAFRTSEYFQHETVLKNSINASGFALLSIAVSVVLIWAILFRKNKSAWGMAIVAFTFIELYAFGGSFAGSKVTFEQFYKNDISRPLKEKLREESFRVQSRLYRGPGKGQMILPRNLGNVYELPLTEGYNQFMLKRYSDLLNYVNDTVSQELLNVKYKKVPEHPAFYELKTMPRFYCSPFVKVVENHDSALAYLNSASFTPGRDIVLEELPEIETDTINGSVSNVKLLRETANIIELEVNAQGNTFLSAGEIYYPSWKVTVDGKKSRLYAANLAFRAVPIEKGTHRVVMRFESDFFKVGMVVSVIMLLMLSTLILFWNRIHLPARLKQPWVGMVK; from the coding sequence ATGGCAAAAAAAAAGAAACCAGTTGCAGCACCGGAACAAAAAACAGAACCCGGTAAAAAAGTAGAATACGGAAAATACCTCTCTCTCTCCCTCATCATCTTTTTCCTGTTCTTTTACGGAAAATTCCTGATCGGAAACGCAGCGCTATGGGAAGATGTGGTTGAGCAGGCATACCCCAACCTGATGTTTACTTTACATAGCATCAAAAAGGGACTCTTTCCTTTCTGGACACCCTATGTCTTCAGCGGAATGCCTTTTTTTGCCGATGTGCAGGCAAACATACTTTACCCTCCCTACTGGATACTCCTTTTCCTCTCCCTGTTTACAAGTTCACATACACTGCTTCTTTCATCCTTTATAGTGATCCATATCCTCTGGCTGGGAATCGGAGTCTATCTGCTTTCTCTACATTTTGGTTTCAGGCGTGTCTCTGCCCTGTTCACTGCAGTGGCACTCATGTTCACAGGGTACGTCTCTCTTCATGTTATCCATTTTATCTACATTTATGTAATCTCCTGGTTCCCGTTGACACTCCTTTTTCTTGATAAATCTTTTAAAACCGGCAATCTCCGGTACTGCTTGATCTCCGGGCTGTTCTTCGGGATTTCAACCTTCGGTGGTTATCCCCAATCAAACCTCCACTTCGCCTGGATTCTGGCCGGATGGACAGCATTGGCTATCGTAAGAAACTGGAGATCATCATGGACCGCAAGGCTGCTATACGCCTCTTACTATGCCCTTGTTATGGCAATCGGACTGGGACTCGCCGCGGTCCAATACCTGCCTTCGGTAGAACTGATGCAACAGAGTGTGCGCCAGGCACTTGACTTTGAGCAGGCCTCTCTGGGATCAATCCCCTTGCGCAACCTCCTTACGTTTATTGCTCCTCAGTTTTTCGGATCTGTGAGTGGAAGCTCGATGGGACAGTCTTTTTACTGGGGATTCCCACAGTCATTTCTGTTCTGGGAAACAAATGCGTTTGTGGGTATAACCACACTTTTCCTGGCAGTGAGGGCGATTTTTGAAACAAGGAAAAACCCCGTAGTAATTTTCCTGCTCATAGCCGCTTCACTGACACTTATTCTCTCACTCGGCAACAACACACCTCTCTGGTATCTTGTATTCAACTATGTTCCAGGTTTCAGTAATTTCAGACTCCCGGGGCGCTTTATCTCCTGGTTCTCTTACATGGTTGTTTTTCTTGCAGGAACCGGCCTGGATTTGATACTCAAGAATTCCACTGATCCAAAGGTCAACAGAAACTACTTCAGGACAGTAGCTGTAATCGGTGGAGTCACAGCATTCGGACTTATTCTCTTTCTGGCAGGCGCATTCAGAACCTCGGAATACTTCCAGCATGAAACGGTTCTGAAAAACTCAATTAACGCGTCGGGTTTTGCCCTCTTGTCAATAGCAGTAAGCGTTGTGCTTATATGGGCCATTCTGTTCAGGAAAAACAAGTCTGCCTGGGGAATGGCAATAGTTGCTTTCACCTTTATAGAACTTTACGCGTTCGGAGGTTCGTTTGCAGGTTCAAAAGTGACTTTCGAGCAGTTCTACAAAAACGACATCAGCCGGCCACTTAAAGAAAAACTCAGAGAGGAATCGTTCCGGGTTCAAAGCAGGCTCTATCGTGGACCGGGCAAAGGCCAGATGATCCTTCCACGTAACCTTGGAAATGTCTATGAACTCCCCCTGACAGAGGGATACAACCAGTTCATGCTCAAAAGATACAGCGATCTTCTGAATTATGTAAACGATACTGTCAGCCAGGAACTTCTTAATGTGAAATATAAGAAAGTCCCCGAACACCCTGCCTTCTATGAACTCAAAACCATGCCTCGGTTTTACTGCTCTCCTTTTGTAAAGGTTGTCGAAAACCATGATTCGGCACTGGCATACCTCAACTCCGCGTCATTCACTCCGGGCAGGGACATAGTTCTTGAAGAGTTGCCGGAGATTGAAACCGATACTATAAACGGATCTGTGTCCAATGTAAAGCTTTTACGCGAAACCGCAAATATTATAGAACTGGAAGTCAATGCTCAGGGTAACACATTCCTTTCTGCAGGGGAAATCTATTACCCATCCTGGAAGGTCACAGTTGACGGAAAAAAAAGCAGGCTTTACGCAGCAAATCTTGCCTTCAGGGCTGTCCCCATAGAAAAAGGAACTCACAGGGTAGTGATGCGCTTTGAATCGGATTTTTTCAAAGTCGGGATGGTAGTTTCGGTTATAATGCTTCTGATGCTTTCTACCTTGATTCTATTCTGGAACAGAATACATTTACCTGCACGACTGAAACAACCATGGGTAGGCATGGTAAAATAA
- a CDS encoding 30S ribosomal protein THX — MGKGDKRSKRGKIFKNSFGKKRPRKAKPEVKG; from the coding sequence ATGGGTAAAGGTGACAAAAGGTCAAAACGCGGCAAAATTTTCAAGAATTCTTTTGGAAAGAAACGCCCGCGCAAAGCCAAACCCGAAGTTAAAGGCTGA
- a CDS encoding ATP-binding protein, protein MQAVIFIGIQGSGKTTFFKEIFFNTHLRVSLDLFRTRNREEKFLQTCFDTAMRFVVDNTNPTIQDRQRYISRAKAAHFKVTGYFFDSTLEEALFRNSLRKGKEIIPEKGIRATRNKLVEPSLKEGFDELYRVTLNKQGLFVVEEFIR, encoded by the coding sequence ATGCAGGCGGTAATATTTATTGGAATACAAGGTTCAGGAAAAACCACCTTTTTCAAGGAGATATTCTTTAATACCCACCTGAGAGTGAGCCTTGATCTGTTCCGCACGCGTAACAGGGAAGAAAAATTCCTTCAGACATGTTTCGACACTGCGATGCGTTTTGTAGTCGATAATACTAATCCCACAATTCAGGATCGTCAGAGGTATATTAGCAGAGCTAAAGCTGCTCACTTTAAAGTGACAGGATATTTTTTCGATTCGACTCTGGAGGAGGCTCTTTTCAGAAACTCATTGAGAAAAGGGAAAGAGATTATACCGGAAAAGGGAATCAGGGCCACCAGAAACAAGCTTGTCGAACCCTCACTGAAGGAGGGTTTTGATGAACTTTACAGGGTAACTTTAAACAAACAGGGATTATTTGTAGTCGAGGAGTTCATCAGATAA
- a CDS encoding OsmC family peroxiredoxin: MPVRTGESFWEGTLMGGHGTIKVKSGLFSSPYNAAMRFQDEPGTNPEELIGAAHAGCFSMQFAHLLAQSGFTAKKIHSRSKVHIEKQTEGFTITNIELYTEAVVPGISKELFMQQALKAKDTCPVSKALSVPISLEASLTDEIQQ; encoded by the coding sequence ATGCCTGTAAGAACCGGAGAATCTTTTTGGGAAGGAACCCTGATGGGAGGACATGGAACCATAAAAGTAAAAAGCGGCCTCTTCAGCAGCCCATATAACGCAGCAATGCGATTCCAGGATGAACCTGGAACCAATCCCGAGGAGCTGATAGGGGCAGCTCATGCAGGATGTTTCTCAATGCAATTCGCCCATCTGCTGGCTCAGAGCGGGTTTACCGCTAAAAAGATCCACTCCCGCTCAAAAGTGCATATAGAAAAACAAACCGAAGGGTTCACCATCACAAATATCGAACTTTACACAGAAGCCGTTGTGCCCGGAATCTCAAAAGAGCTCTTTATGCAACAAGCCCTGAAAGCTAAAGACACATGCCCGGTCTCAAAAGCCCTGTCAGTTCCAATCTCCCTCGAAGCATCTTTAACAGACGAGATCCAGCAATGA